In one Alosa alosa isolate M-15738 ecotype Scorff River chromosome 14, AALO_Geno_1.1, whole genome shotgun sequence genomic region, the following are encoded:
- the LOC125306993 gene encoding SHC-transforming protein 4-like isoform X2, with protein MKESSLPKVCANAGLFAQRGMLYRSKYSRLRNDSVTSLEDSPQTSGGPLKVGAKAPPCVAPNQPGSLALLDPAASPPQEGGPSTLCTFIPRMANIKISSPASLLGLRRLSPRSQPAPVSNCCPGTTGQHGASCPLACNPVCVSSPRKTNMEIDWCRLDQPGCGVSFKIKYMGCLEVIQSMRALDFETRTQVTREAICRLCESVQGAKTVLKRRKPPRKGLSTILGKSNLQFSGTNLKLSITMNSLKLITLDSLQTVAQHPMQSISFASGGDPETADYVAYVAKDSVNERACHILECPEGLAQEVINTIGQAFEKRFRQFLSSPPSHTVAKERVNAEESHRSLVLVRSLSPECLGSRGGHNYYNEVLGKAAPLGGLQDPCVELAELREEDEGRGRTGSPPLSALYENCPLPHRQLLPSAEPLEQTGSETEVEDGPLAEAPPLPSAPVPVPVPAHHHHPQQQQPLAGEGWYHGRLSRREAESRLARSGDFLVRESCSAPGQYVLSGLQGDAAKHLLLMDPEGTVGRPPRRHLFTTHDTARHPGRHLALGEDKG; from the exons ATGAAAGAGTCCAGCTTGCCCAAAGTCTGTGCAAACGCTGGTCTCTTCGCACAGAGAGGCATGCTGTACCGATCCAAGTACAGCCGCCTCCGCAACGACTCGGTCACCTCGCTGGAGGACAGCCCTCAGACCAGTGGTGGACCCCTGAAGGTCGGAGCCAAGGCCCCTCCCTGTGTGGCCCCCAACCAGCCCGGCAGCCTGGCCCTCCTGGACCCCGCGGCGTCCCCTCCCCAGGAGGGGGGCCCGTCCACCCTGTGCACCTTCATCCCTCGGATGGCCAACATAAAGATCTCTAGTCCGGCCTCACTGCTGGGGCTGCGGAGGCTAAGCCCCCGGAGCCAGCCTGCACCTGTGTCCAACTGCTGTCCTGGCACCACCGGTCAGCACGGGGCGTCCTGTCCCTTGGCATgcaacccagtgtgtgtgtcatctcccCGCAAGACCAATATGGAGATCGACTGGTGTAGACTGGATCAACCAGGCTGCGGAGTATCTTTTAAGATCAAG TACATGGGCTGTTTGGAAGTGATCCAGTCAATGAGGGCCCTGGATTTCGAGACAAGAACGCAAGTCACACG gGAGGCTATATGTCGGCTGTGTGAAAGTGTACAAGGGGCCAAGACAGTGCTGAAGCGGCGGAAG CCACCACGTAAAGGCCTGTCAACAATTCTTGGCAAGAGCAACCTGCAGTTTTCTGGAACAAACCTCAAGCTGAGCATCACAATGAACAGTTTAAAATTAATCACTCTTGATTCCCTTCAG ACTGTGGCTCAGCATCCGATGCAGTCCATTTCCTTTGCCTCCGGAGGAGACCCT gAGACTGCAGATTATGTTGCCTATGTTGCCAAAGATTCTGTCAATGAAAGAG CTTGTCACATATTGGAGTGTCCAGAGGGCCTGGCGCAAGAGGTGATCAACACGATCGGACAGGCGTTTGAAAAGCGTTTCCGGCAGTTTCTTAGCAGTCCACCGTCACACACAGTGGCTAAGGAAAG AGTGAATGCAGAGGAGTCCCACCGCAGCCTTGTGCTGGTCAGAAGCCTCAGCCCAGAGTGCTTAGGCTCCCGGGGAGGCCACAACTACTACAACGAGGTCCTGGGCAAGGCGGCGCCGCTGGGGGGTCTGCAGGACCCATGCGTGGAGCTGGCCGAGTTGCGGGAGGAAGACGAGGGCCGAGGAAGG ACAGGCTCCCCGCCGCTCAGCGCACTCTATGAGAACTGCCCGCTCCCGCACAGGCAGCTGCTGCCATCTGCAG AGCCGCTCGAACAGACGGGGAGTGAGACGGAGGTGGAGGATGGCCCGCTAGCGGAAGCGCCACCGCTGCCAAGCGCGCCCGTGCCTGTTCCCGTGCCcgcccaccatcaccacccccagcagcagcagcccttgGCCGGAGAGGGCTGGTACCACGGCAGGCTGAGCCGGCGGGAGGCCGAGAGCCGGCTGGCCCGCAGCGGCGACTTCCTGGTGCGGGAGAGCTGCTCGGCGCCGGGCCAGTATGTGCTGAGTGGGCTGCAGGGAGACGCCGCCAAGCACCTGCTGCTCATGGACCCGGAGGGAACGGTGGGTAGGCCGCCCCGCCGCCACTTATTTACTACACACGACACCGCGCGCCACCCAGGCCGCCATCTGGCCCTCG GTGAGGACAAAGGATAA
- the LOC125306993 gene encoding SHC-transforming protein 4-like isoform X1 produces the protein MKESSLPKVCANAGLFAQRGMLYRSKYSRLRNDSVTSLEDSPQTSGGPLKVGAKAPPCVAPNQPGSLALLDPAASPPQEGGPSTLCTFIPRMANIKISSPASLLGLRRLSPRSQPAPVSNCCPGTTGQHGASCPLACNPVCVSSPRKTNMEIDWCRLDQPGCGVSFKIKYMGCLEVIQSMRALDFETRTQVTREAICRLCESVQGAKTVLKRRKPPRKGLSTILGKSNLQFSGTNLKLSITMNSLKLITLDSLQTVAQHPMQSISFASGGDPETADYVAYVAKDSVNERACHILECPEGLAQEVINTIGQAFEKRFRQFLSSPPSHTVAKERVNAEESHRSLVLVRSLSPECLGSRGGHNYYNEVLGKAAPLGGLQDPCVELAELREEDEGRGRTGSPPLSALYENCPLPHRQLLPSAEPLEQTGSETEVEDGPLAEAPPLPSAPVPVPVPAHHHHPQQQQPLAGEGWYHGRLSRREAESRLARSGDFLVRESCSAPGQYVLSGLQGDAAKHLLLMDPEGTVRTKDNVFQSVGHLIRHHMDNQQPIVSSGSELCLKQPVLLKQ, from the exons ATGAAAGAGTCCAGCTTGCCCAAAGTCTGTGCAAACGCTGGTCTCTTCGCACAGAGAGGCATGCTGTACCGATCCAAGTACAGCCGCCTCCGCAACGACTCGGTCACCTCGCTGGAGGACAGCCCTCAGACCAGTGGTGGACCCCTGAAGGTCGGAGCCAAGGCCCCTCCCTGTGTGGCCCCCAACCAGCCCGGCAGCCTGGCCCTCCTGGACCCCGCGGCGTCCCCTCCCCAGGAGGGGGGCCCGTCCACCCTGTGCACCTTCATCCCTCGGATGGCCAACATAAAGATCTCTAGTCCGGCCTCACTGCTGGGGCTGCGGAGGCTAAGCCCCCGGAGCCAGCCTGCACCTGTGTCCAACTGCTGTCCTGGCACCACCGGTCAGCACGGGGCGTCCTGTCCCTTGGCATgcaacccagtgtgtgtgtcatctcccCGCAAGACCAATATGGAGATCGACTGGTGTAGACTGGATCAACCAGGCTGCGGAGTATCTTTTAAGATCAAG TACATGGGCTGTTTGGAAGTGATCCAGTCAATGAGGGCCCTGGATTTCGAGACAAGAACGCAAGTCACACG gGAGGCTATATGTCGGCTGTGTGAAAGTGTACAAGGGGCCAAGACAGTGCTGAAGCGGCGGAAG CCACCACGTAAAGGCCTGTCAACAATTCTTGGCAAGAGCAACCTGCAGTTTTCTGGAACAAACCTCAAGCTGAGCATCACAATGAACAGTTTAAAATTAATCACTCTTGATTCCCTTCAG ACTGTGGCTCAGCATCCGATGCAGTCCATTTCCTTTGCCTCCGGAGGAGACCCT gAGACTGCAGATTATGTTGCCTATGTTGCCAAAGATTCTGTCAATGAAAGAG CTTGTCACATATTGGAGTGTCCAGAGGGCCTGGCGCAAGAGGTGATCAACACGATCGGACAGGCGTTTGAAAAGCGTTTCCGGCAGTTTCTTAGCAGTCCACCGTCACACACAGTGGCTAAGGAAAG AGTGAATGCAGAGGAGTCCCACCGCAGCCTTGTGCTGGTCAGAAGCCTCAGCCCAGAGTGCTTAGGCTCCCGGGGAGGCCACAACTACTACAACGAGGTCCTGGGCAAGGCGGCGCCGCTGGGGGGTCTGCAGGACCCATGCGTGGAGCTGGCCGAGTTGCGGGAGGAAGACGAGGGCCGAGGAAGG ACAGGCTCCCCGCCGCTCAGCGCACTCTATGAGAACTGCCCGCTCCCGCACAGGCAGCTGCTGCCATCTGCAG AGCCGCTCGAACAGACGGGGAGTGAGACGGAGGTGGAGGATGGCCCGCTAGCGGAAGCGCCACCGCTGCCAAGCGCGCCCGTGCCTGTTCCCGTGCCcgcccaccatcaccacccccagcagcagcagcccttgGCCGGAGAGGGCTGGTACCACGGCAGGCTGAGCCGGCGGGAGGCCGAGAGCCGGCTGGCCCGCAGCGGCGACTTCCTGGTGCGGGAGAGCTGCTCGGCGCCGGGCCAGTATGTGCTGAGTGGGCTGCAGGGAGACGCCGCCAAGCACCTGCTGCTCATGGACCCGGAGGGAACG GTGAGGACAAAGGATAACGTATTCCAAAGTGTTGGACATCTCATTCGTCATCACATGGACAATCAGCAGCCAATTGTGTCCTCTGGAAGCGAGTTATGTTTGAAGCAGCCTGTCCTGCTGAAGCAGTAG